In Glandiceps talaboti chromosome 4, keGlaTala1.1, whole genome shotgun sequence, a single window of DNA contains:
- the LOC144433606 gene encoding cilia- and flagella-associated protein 221-like, with product MAVARPINKGPNGIRTNGIVVPDTLVAPKKSQVVPNHILDTKIFHKVNQNDLVQARPGVVHFSGYELGNLHKQTMRVANISSECLQMHIIPPSTAYFRVKYKKPDRLVPGMTMDIVVEFVPDEWRYYYDCIRVHCKEDENLLIPIHAYPVMNTADFPEIVHFPPTPVSHTSSKVIPLRCNAPIDFEFQLTYLQPHPAFTVHPLSGIVPASGEVSIAVSFSPTDFSTAHMKLQLNISQFNSKPLVCSFSGVSEPGLARVEAEKRMKEDTFDEGPDDSPLLDPHSISPVNIARRKRRSKSKTRSQPQQEVDYAGFRFPTNLNNTHAVNYVLNQEQGKMRAKDLRDAVLSKKESGPSTRQMKEALFDHEVKQDVLSERRNQLRWQVHLGREQISPGARLDIMEARKEAEREYHFQRGDPLPDIEFNRACTACTQRRTHRRADYLPSIEAKFDNYTNDPWALRHRAMGRFQQAAWKVIVRMRVNHRIRLIKKLVEDYRAGRAGREPSATYGDNKDAAIQDVPIEIEKANVMPYAFPTYTPPDIKDDMAPDALGSVPVQPTDVFVKRKVPYSNLKVPQQYKSMGYKAHNVHDASSGYVAPKLVRPLRTGAEDEIITLQAPPPPPGTAWARERTADSLGEAVMEEAQERETAMALAPPAALFQPIEYPSLHIFNPAPGLQVFLPPLPYAEVDPDFHLCPLPRYTHKDPTNKHAATLKKFLDREDVIRGVMQWKKFPSQGLVSLSNTPTLTNVWVPRWTDPFSQDMLPSEVPTLLDGLARDDAVEMAHSDTSEDEGDVVDKDVDSERREDEIALTPEMVNAQFPLIDQPLSPSPAPEGQTSEEFPHGPRLPVHNNPVSSVGPVPREKRERELEMFLKKRYNRLGDRVESKVTHMENLTTDPALVLK from the exons ATGGCAGTCGCGAGACCGATCAACAAGGGGCCGAATGGCATTCGTACCAACGGAATCGTGGTGCCAGACACTTTAGTGGCCCCGAAGAAAAGTCAAGTCGTTCCTAATCATATACTTGACACAA AAATCTTCCACAAGgtcaatcaaaatgatcttgtTCAGGCTAGACCAGGTGTGGTACACTTTTCTGGGTATGAATTAGGAAATCTCCACAAGCAGACAATG AGGGTGGCAAACATCTCCTCAGAATGCCTACAGATGCATATCATACCACCATCTACAGCATACTTTAGGGTCAAATATAAGAAACCAGATAGACTAGTACCAGGTATGACTATGGACATTGTGGTAGAGTTTGTACCAGATGAATGGAGGTACTACTATGACTGTATCAGAGTACATTGCAAG GAGGATGAGAATTTATTAATACCAATTCATGCATATCCGGTTATGAACACAGCTGATTTCCCAGAAATTGTTCACTTTCCACCGACACCAGTTTCTCACAC CTCTTCAAAAGTGATTCCGCTGCGATGTAATGCTCCAATAGATTTTGAATTCCAGTTAACCTATCTGCAGCCTCATCCAGCTTTCACAGTGCATCCTCTGTCTGGCATTGTGCCAGCCAGTGGGGAAGTCAGTATAGCTGTTTCCTTTTCACCCACTGACTTTAGTACTGCACACATGAAACTACAGCTGAATATCTCACAGTTCAATTCCAAACCACTCGTATGCAGTTTTTCTGGAGTCTCAGAACCAGGTCTAGCAAG AGTTGAAGCAGAAAAAAGAATGAAGGAAGATACATTTGATGAGGGTCCTGATGACAGTCCACTACTAGATCCACACTCCATATCACCTGTCAACATTGCAAGGAGGAAGAGACGGAGTAAAAGTAAAACTAGATCTCAGCCCCAGCAAGAAGTAGACTATGCAGGCTTTAGATTTCCAACCAATCTAAATAACACACATGCTGTCAACTATGTACTTAATCAAGAGCAAGGCAAAATGAGAGCTAAAGATCTTAGAGATG CTGTGCTTTCAAAAAAGGAGTCCGGTCCAAGTACAAGGCAGATGAAGGAGGCCCTGTTTGACCATGAAGTCAAACAGGATGTGTTATCAGAGAGGCGAAATCAACTTCGATG GCAAGTTCATTTGGGTCGTGAACAGATATCTCCAGGTGCAAGACTTGATATCATGGAAGCAAGAAAAGAAGCAGAGAGAGAATACCAT TTTCAAAGGGGAGATCCACTCCCAGACATTGAGTTCAACAGGGCTTGTACTGCATGTACACAGAGGAGAACACACAGAAGAGCAGATTACCTCCCCAGCATCGAAGCCAAATTTGACAATTACACCAATGATCCATGGGCACTGAGACATAGAGCAATGGGTAGATTCCAACAAGCTGCTTGGAAGGTTATAGTACGGATGAGAGTTAACCATCGCATTAGGTTAATCAAGAAACTAGTGGAGGACTACAGGGCTGGAAGGGCTGGAAGAGAACCATCTG CTACATATGGTGATAACAAAGATGCTGCAATCCAGGATGTACCAATAGAGATAGAAAAGGCTAACGTGATGCCGTATGCTTTCCCTACATATACACCTCCAGACATCAAAGACGATATG GCTCCTGATGCTTTAGGTTCAGTGCCAGTGCAACCCACAGATGTCTTTGTGAAAAGGAAAGTGCCATACAGCAATCTTAAG GTTCCACAGCAATACAAATCTATGGGATACAAAGCGCACAATGTACATGATGCATCCAGTGGTTATGTAGCACCTAAACTTGTAAGACCACTCAGAACAGGAGCTGAG GATGAAATTATCACATTACAggcacctccaccaccacctgGTACAGCATGGGCACGTGAAAGAACAGCAGATAGTCTGGGAGAGGCTGTTATGGAGGAAGCACAGGAAAGGGAGACAGCTATGGCGTTAGCTCCACCAGCTGCACTCTTTCAACCCATTGAATATCCATCTTTACACATCTTT AACCCAGCACCTGGTTTACAAGTGTTTCTGCCACCGTTGCCATATGCTGAAGTGGATCCAGACTTCCATCTCTGTCCATTACCAAGATATACTCACAAAGATCCTACAAACAAGCATGCAGCCACTCTCAAGAAATTCCTGGACAGAGAG GATGTGATCCGAGGTGTAATGCAATGGAAGAAGTTCCCATCACAAGGCTTAGTGTCGTTATCTAACACCCCAACTCTTACCAATGTTTGGGTGCCAAGATG GACTGACCCATTCAGCCAAGACATGCTACCAAGTGAAGTACCAACCTTACTGGATGGTTTAGCTAGAGATGATGCTGTAGAGATGGCACATAGTGATACTTC GGAAGATGAAGGAGATGTTGTAGATAAAGATGTAGATAGTGAGAGGAGAGAGGATGAGATTGCCCTGACACCAGAAATGGTGAATGCACAGTTCCCATTAATAGATCAACCTCTCAGTCCTAGCCCAGCACCTGAAGGTCAAACAAG TGAGGAGTTTCCTCATGGTCCAAGACTTCCTGTACATAACAATCCTGTATCAAGTGTGGGTCCTGTACCAAG AGAGAAACGTGAGCGAGAACTCGAAATGTTCCTCAAGAAGAGATACAACAGACTTGGTGATAGAGTGGAGTCAAAGGTCACACACATGGAGAACTTAACGACAGACCCAGCATTAGTGTTAAAGTAA
- the LOC144434347 gene encoding CMP-N-acetylneuraminate-beta-1,4-galactoside alpha-2,3-sialyltransferase-like, whose translation MAYFRKLGPSFDTALLQYNLSVSVDSRQLQDIRIPQFADRHPVRPFSMNISTQEKCIPGYVQLAMSRMQPGFKIEDHIFLDKSYKSWNYSGNSLLTLEPPFGIGKNNIYIVDRLLDRLHNAGKTDRFGNGCKRCLLVGNSGINLGYKFGSVIDSYDIVIRMNDAPVKGFEEFVGSKTSIRYQYPESGFKNPDDLEDDSDIVFVVFKEADYHWLYSILKNEEPAINYLPVDLPFVPGYRYWQNVPKKLNKTPDRIRILNPHVVLRSAYEHLGTRHRPSIGIISMAITLNYCDQIDITGYGSDENMPYHYYVSPGGKVGKFKVHDWNSEQEFILKLLRYGVIGKDLTDLYAKEVRKRWGDIDN comes from the exons ATGGCCTACTTTAGGAAACTTGGACCTTCATTTGATACTGCACTATTACAATATAATCTAAGTGTATCTGTTGATTCAAGACAATTACAGGATATAAG AATACCACAGTTTGCTGACAGGCATCCTGTAAG GCCTTTTAGTATGAATATATCAACACAAGAAAAATGTATACCAGGGTATGTACAGCTAGCAATGTCAAGAATGCAACCTGG TTTCAAAATAGAGGACCATATCTTTTTGGATAAAAGTTACAAATCATGGAATTATTCTGGGAATTCACTGCTGACATTGGAGCCACCATTCGGAATTGGAAAAAATAATA TTTATATTGTAGATCGTCTTCTGGATCGTCTTCATAATGCCGGTAAAACTGACAGATTTGG GAATGGATGTAAAAGATGTCTTTTAGTTGGCAACTCTGGTATCAATCTTGGATATAAATTTGGATCTGTTATTGATTCCTATGACATCGTTATCAG GATGAACGATGCACCTGTCAAGGGCTTTGAAGAATTTGTTGGTTCTAAAACTTCAATCAGATACCAGTATCCAGAGAGTGGATTTAAAAATCCAGATGATTTAGAAGAtgattctgacattgtctttGTTGTGTTCAAAGAAGCTGACTACCACTGGCTATAttctattttgaaaaat GAAGAACCAGCTATAAACTACCTACCAGTTGACCTGCCTTTTGTTCCAGGCTATAGATATTGGCAAAACGTGCCTAAAAAGCTAAACAAGACACCAGATCGTATTAGAATACTCAATCCACATGTTGTGCTTCGTTCTGCATATGAACATCTTGGCACAAGG CACCGTCCTTCAATTGGCATTATATCCATGGCAATAACTCTAAACTATTGTGATCAGATTGATATTACCGGTTATGGCAGCGATGAAAATATGCCTTACCATTACTATGTGTCACCAGGAGGAAAAGTGGGGAAATTCAAAGTGCATGACTGGAATAGCGAGCAAGAGTTTATATTGAAACTCTTACGATATGGAGTTATAGGAAAAGACCTAACAGATCTGTATGCTAAAGAAGTTAGAAAGAGATGGGGAGACATTGATAACTGA